The Coffea arabica cultivar ET-39 chromosome 3c, Coffea Arabica ET-39 HiFi, whole genome shotgun sequence genome contains a region encoding:
- the LOC113735122 gene encoding pectinesterase 2-like: protein MLISKLAMTFPLAIFLFMTVFVSPAISRNIPPPPSVKSWCAQTPYPQPCEYFLSQNPKYGYGYPIKGKSDFLKMSLNLALERAVHAQENTNNLGSKCQNEREKAAWEDCLELYESTIVKINKTVDPYTKCNAVEAQTWLSTALTNLETCKQGFIELGVADHLVPLMSNNVSCLISNTLSLNKVGYNEPSYKEGFPTWVTPGDRKLLQSSSPTPNAVVAQDGSGNFKTIAAAVAAAATRSGNGRYVIHVKAGTYKENVEIGTKLKNIMLVGDGIGKTIITGSNSVDGGTTTFKSATVAVVGDGFIAQGITFRNTAGPQNHQAVALRSGSDLSVFYQCSFEGYQDTLYVHSQRQFYSECDVYGTVDYIFGNAAVVFQNCNLYSRNPPNKINTITAQGRTDPNQNTGISIHNSRVTAASDLKPVQSSVKTYLGRPWQQYSRTVFMKTFLDGLIDPAGWLPWSGNFALDTLYYGEYANTGPGSSTANRVNWKGYHVITSATEASKFTVGNFIAGNSWLPATNVPFTSGL, encoded by the exons ATGTTGATCTCTAAGTTAGCAATGACATTCCCGCTGGCAATTTTTCTGTTCATGACAGTTTTTGTTTCTCCGGCCATTTCTAGAAATATTCCTCCTCCACCATCAGTAAAATCATGGTGTGCACAAACCCCATATCCACAACCATGCGAATATTTCTTGTCTCAAAACCCTAAATATGGCTATGGTTATCCCATAAAAGGGAAGTCCGATTTTCTCAAGATGTCACTCAATCTTGCTTTAGAACGTGCCGTGCATGCCCAAGAAAACACCAATAATCTCGgctcaaaatgtcaaaatgagcGTGAAAAGGCTGCGTGGGAAGATTGCTTAGAGCTATATGAAAGCACCATTGTCAAGATTAACAAAACTGTTGATCCTTACACCAAGTGCAATGCAGTTGAAGCACAAACTTGGCTCAGCACAGCACTCACCAATCTTGAGACCTGCAAACAAGGGTTCATTGAGCTTGGTGTTGCTGATCATCTTGTGCCCTTGATGTCAAACAATGTCAGCTGTTTGATTAGTAACACTTTATCCCTAAACAAAGTGGGATATAATGAGCCAAGTTACAAGGAGGGGTTCCCAACTTGGGTGACTCCGGGCGACAGGAAACTCTTGCAGTCTTCATCTCCAACACCAAATGCTGTGGTAGCACAAGATGGTTCGGGCAACTTTAAGACGATTGCTGCAGCTGTAGCTGCTGCAGCGACACGATCGGGTAATGGAAGGTATGTGATACACGTAAAGGCTGGAACGTATAAGGAAAATGTGGAGATTGGAACTAAGTTGAAGAATATCATGTTGGTTGGTGATGGTATTGGAAAAACTATTATCACGGGAAGCAACAGCGTTGACGGTGGTACCACCACTTTCAAATCTGCAACAGTTG CGGTTGTTGGTGATGGATTCATTGCTCAAGGAATTACATTTAGGAACACAGCCGGACCTCAAAATCACCAAGCGGTAGCTCTTCGATCTGGTTCCGATCTCTCTGTCTTCTACCAGTGCAGCTTTGAAGGCTATCAAGACACCCTTTACGTCCACTCGCAAAGACAATTTTACAGCGAATGCGATGTTTATGGAACTGTTGACTACATATTCGGAAATGCTGCTGTCGTTTTCCAGAATTGCAATCTTTATTCAAGAAATCCTCCGAACAAGATAAACACTATCACAGCACAAGGTAGAACCGATCCCAACCAAAACACTGGAATATCTATCCACAATTCCAGAGTTACAGCTGCCTCGGATTTGAAGCCAGTGCAGAGCTCAGTCAAGACATATCTTGGAAGGCCATGGCAACAATATTCAAGAACGGTGTTTATGAAAACATTTCTTGATGGTTTAATTGATCCAGCTGGTTGGCTGCCCTGGAGTGGCAATTTTGCTCTAGATACCTTATACTACGGAGAATATGCTAATACAGGGCCTGGTTCGTCAACCGCAAACAGGGTAAACTGGAAGGGGTATCATGTGATAACTAGTGCAACAGAGGCTTCTAAATTCACAGTCGGAAACTTCATTGCTGGCAATTCTTGGTTGCCCGCCACCAATGTGCCTTTCACTTCTGGTCTctaa